The following coding sequences are from one Rathayibacter sp. VKM Ac-2760 window:
- a CDS encoding VIT family protein, translating to MPTGPTPPPSTPRAEPHDGAIAGRLNWLRAGVLGANDGIVSVAALVVGVAGATTATAPILTAGVAGLVGGAVSMALGEYVSVSSQSDSQRALIAKERVELAEDPSGELEELASLYQARGLTPETAHQVARELTDNDALTAHLEAELGLNEEAVASPLAAAGASALAFFLGAVLPLLAILLPPPELRVPVTFVVVLIALAATGFISARVGGSPAVRPMVRIVVGGALALAATFLIGSLLGTSGAV from the coding sequence ATGCCGACCGGTCCCACTCCTCCGCCCTCCACTCCTCGCGCGGAGCCGCATGACGGCGCGATCGCGGGGCGGCTGAACTGGTTGCGGGCCGGCGTGCTCGGCGCGAACGACGGCATCGTGTCGGTCGCCGCTCTGGTCGTCGGCGTCGCGGGCGCGACGACGGCGACGGCCCCGATCCTGACGGCCGGTGTCGCGGGTCTGGTCGGCGGCGCGGTATCGATGGCGCTGGGCGAGTACGTCTCGGTGAGCAGTCAGAGCGACAGTCAGCGTGCGCTGATCGCGAAGGAGCGTGTCGAGCTCGCGGAGGATCCCTCCGGGGAGCTCGAGGAGCTCGCCTCTCTGTATCAGGCGCGTGGCCTGACTCCGGAGACAGCGCATCAGGTCGCCCGCGAGCTGACCGACAACGACGCTCTGACCGCACATCTGGAAGCCGAACTCGGGTTGAACGAGGAAGCGGTCGCCAGCCCGCTCGCCGCCGCCGGCGCTTCGGCGCTGGCGTTCTTCCTCGGCGCGGTGCTGCCGCTGCTGGCGATCCTGCTCCCGCCGCCGGAGCTGAGGGTTCCGGTGACCTTCGTCGTGGTGCTGATCGCCCTCGCGGCGACGGGGTTCATCAGTGCCCGGGTCGGCGGCAGTCCGGCGGTGCGCCCGATGGTCCGCATCGTCGTCGGCGGCGCTCTGGCCCTCGCGGCGACGTTCCTGATCGGGTCGCTGCTCGGCACGTCCGGCGCGGTCTGA
- a CDS encoding response regulator transcription factor: MSRILVVEDDPRMGALVERGLREDGYDVQLVDNGVDALIAFTAGDVDVAVVDVMLPGMTGFEVCRRMRESGSTVPVVLITARDAVEDRIFGLDSGADDYVTKPFHFGELSARIRAQIRRRASGPQPVVQIGALRLDALSVRATVRDRPFALSVKEFTLLRFFAVHQDEVLTRTEILAEVWGSSETFEPTLVDQYVSYLRKKLALADTGLRITTVRGAGYRLERAE; the protein is encoded by the coding sequence ATGTCCCGGATCCTCGTCGTCGAGGACGACCCGCGGATGGGGGCCCTCGTCGAGCGCGGACTGCGCGAGGACGGCTACGACGTGCAGCTCGTCGACAACGGCGTCGACGCGCTGATCGCGTTCACCGCGGGAGACGTCGATGTCGCCGTCGTCGACGTGATGCTGCCGGGGATGACCGGGTTCGAGGTCTGCCGACGGATGCGGGAATCGGGCAGCACCGTCCCGGTCGTGCTGATCACGGCGCGGGACGCCGTCGAGGACCGGATCTTCGGACTGGACTCGGGCGCCGACGACTACGTCACCAAGCCGTTCCACTTCGGCGAGCTGAGCGCCCGGATCCGTGCGCAGATCCGTCGCCGGGCCAGCGGCCCGCAGCCGGTGGTGCAGATCGGAGCGCTGCGATTGGACGCCCTCTCCGTGCGCGCGACGGTCCGCGATCGCCCCTTCGCGCTGAGCGTGAAGGAGTTCACCCTGCTGCGCTTCTTCGCCGTGCATCAGGACGAGGTCCTGACTCGGACGGAGATCCTCGCCGAGGTGTGGGGGTCGTCGGAGACGTTCGAGCCGACCCTCGTGGACCAGTACGTCAGCTACCTCCGCAAGAAGCTCGCCCTCGCCGACACGGGCCTGCGGATCACGACCGTCCGCGGCGCGGGGTACCGGCTGGAGCGCGCCGAGTGA